A genomic segment from Phragmites australis chromosome 6, lpPhrAust1.1, whole genome shotgun sequence encodes:
- the LOC133922334 gene encoding cyclic nucleotide-gated ion channel 1-like isoform X1 — MATATRSGRAGLHTHTTTASHDRAVPPTRSGETGNDLLCLASPSVRPRRRRLLPRTTPLRSATPPIEVPPPHPLRFQDWKSEQSVGSDRVVSERGHNVFGLLRDRTAGAFSFLGNPSHPETLNKSASEERKSKTRILDPQGPFLQRWNKIFVVSCLIAVSVDPLFLYIPVIDGDNNCLYLDKKLEITASILRFFTDIFYLLHIIFQFRTGFIAPSSRVFGQGVLVEDTFAITKRYLSMYFVVDFLAVLPLPQVFVLVVLPNLQGSEVMKAKNTLLIIIICQYVPRLIRIIPLYLQITRSAGIITETAWAGAAFNLLIYMLASHGFGALWYILSIQREDTCWRQACSNHDGCDPTSLYCGSNIFGNNTFLQIACPTNGTANPDPNFGIFQPALNNVSQSTSFFEKLFYCFWWGLQNLSSLGQNMKTSTNTSENLFAVFVSTSGLVLFALLIGNVQIYLQSASVRIEEMRVKRRDTEQWMAHRLLPENLKERILRHEQYRWQETRGVDEEGLLANLPKDLRREIKRHLCLSLLMKVPMFENMDEQLLDAMCDRLKPMLYTEGSCIIHEGDPVNEMLFIMRGTLESMTTNGGQTGFFNSNVLNGGDFCGEELLTWALDPTSASNLPGSTRTVKTLSEVETFALRADELKFVATQFRRLHSKQLQHTFRFYSQQFRT, encoded by the exons ATGGCTACTGCTACTCGGTCTGGTCGAGCTGGACTCCACACCCACACGACGACCGCGTCCCACGATCGAGCCGTCCCTCCGACCCGGTCCGGGGAAACCGGTAACGACCTCCTCTGCTTGGCTTCCCCGTCGGTtcgtcctcgccgccgccgcctcctcccacgAACTACACCTCTTCGGTCCGCGACGCCGCCCATCGAAGTCCCCCCGCCCCACCCGCTCAG GTTTCAGGACTGGAAATCAGAGCAATCTGTTGGGTCAGACAGGGTAGTTTCAGAAAGAGGGCATAATGTCTTTGGCTTGCTAAGGGACAGAACTGCAGGAGCCTTTTCATTCCTAGGGAACCCTTCACATCCTGAAACTCTAAACAAATCAGCTTCAGAGGAAAGGAAATCCAAAACAAGAATTCTTGATCCTCAAGGCCCATTTCTACAGAGATGGAACAAGATATTTGTGGTATCATGTCTCATTGCAGTTTCTGTGGACCCATTGTTCTTATATATCCCAGTAATTGATGGCGACAATAATTGCCTGTATTTGGATAAGAAGTTGGAAATCACAGCAAGTATTCTGCGTTTTTTCACAGATATCTTCTATTTGCTCCATATAATATTTCAGTTCAGGACAGGCTTTATTGCCCCTTCTTCTAGAGTGTTTGGTCAGGGTGTCTTGGTTGAGGACACATTTGCAATAACAAAGCGGTATCTATCAATGTATTTTGTGGTTGATTTCTTAGCTGTTCTACCCCTCCCTCAG GTGTTTGTATTGGTGGTGCTACCCAATCTCCAGGGTTCCGAAGTTATGAAGGCAAAAAATACGTTACTGATTATAATTATATGTCAATATGTGCCTCGACTGATCCGAATAATACCGCTTTACCTTCAAATCACGAGATCGGCTGGTATAATTACAGAGACAGCATGGGCTGGTGCTGCTTTTAACCTTTTAATTTATATGCTCGCTAGTCAT GGCTTTGGAGCTCTTTGGTACATTCTTTCCATCCAACGAGAGGACACCTGTTGGAGGCAAGCATGTAGTAACCATGATGGCTGTGATCCTACATCTTTATATTGTGGGAGTAATATATTTGGAAATAATACTTTCTTACAAATTGCTTGCCCAACAAATGGTACTGCCAATCCAGACCCGAACTTTGGAATTTTTCAACCAGCTCTCAATAATGTTTCACAATCAACGAGTTTCTTTGAAAAACTATTCTATTGCTTTTGGTGGGGGCTGCAAAATCTAAG CTCTCTTGGTCAGAACATGAAAACAAGCACTAATACATCAGAGAATCTGTTTGCTGTTTTTGTCTCGACATCGGGTTTGGTTTTATTTGCACTCCTTATTGGTAATGTACAG ATTTATTTACAGTCAGCCTCTGTGCGCATAGAAGAAATGAGAGTGAAAAGGCGTGATACAGAGCAATGGATGGCACATAGGCTACTTCCTGAGAATCTCAAGGAACGAATACTGCGTCATGAACAATATAGGTGGCAAGAAACAAGAGGGGTTGATGAAGAGGGCCTTCTTGCAAACCTTCCCAAGGATCTTAGAAGGGAGATAAAGCGGCATCTTTGTCTGTCACTTCTCATGAAG GTTCCAATGTTTGAAAACATGGATGAACAGCTCTTGGATGCCATGTGTGATCGTCTAAAGCCCATGCTGTACACAGAAGGCAGCTGTATCATTCACGAAGGTGATCCAGTGAATGAAATGCTCTTCATCATGAGAGGAACTCTCGAGAGTATGACAACCAATGGCGGACAAACCGGCTTCTTCAACTCCAATGTTCTCAATGGTGGAGACTTCTGTGGTGAAGAGCTCCTCACATGGGCTCTTGATCCCACTTCAGCTTCGAACCTTCCTGGCTCAACCAGGACAGTAAAGACGTTGTCAGAAGTTGAAACTTTTGCTTTGAGGGCTGATGAGTTGAAGTTTGTGGCCACCCAATTCAGGCGGCTCCACAGCAAACAGCTCCAGCATACCTTCAGATTTTACTCACAACAATTTAGAACCTAG
- the LOC133922334 gene encoding cyclic nucleotide-gated ion channel 1-like isoform X2, which yields MATATRSGRAGLHTHTTTASHDRAVPPTRSGETGNDLLCLASPSVRPRRRRLLPRTTPLRSATPPIEVPPPHPLRFQDWKSEQSVGSDRVVSERGHNVFGLLRDRTAGAFSFLGNPSHPETLNKSASEERKSKTRILDPQGPFLQRWNKIFVVSCLIAVSVDPLFLYIPVIDGDNNCLYLDKKLEITASILRFFTDIFYLLHIIFQFRTGFIAPSSRVFGQGVLVEDTFAITKRYLSMYFVVDFLAVLPLPQFHCQVFVLVVLPNLQGSEVMKAKNTLLIIIICQYVPRLIRIIPLYLQITRSAGIITETAWAGAAFNLLIYMLASHGFGALWYILSIQREDTCWRQACSNHDGCDPTSLYCGSNIFGNNTFLQIACPTNGTANPDPNFGIFQPALNNVSQSTSFFEKLFYCFWWGLQNLSSLGQNMKTSTNTSENLFAVFVSTSGLVLFALLIGNVQIYLQSASVRIEEMRVKRRDTEQWMAHRLLPENLKERILRHEQYRWQETRGVDEEGLLANLPKDLRREIKRHLCLSLLMKEITLQEDEQDKWSYIWGTETYLSKKFYNIPFKNLQPPQPFLWIWKSKAANKLKVFSSSPNG from the exons ATGGCTACTGCTACTCGGTCTGGTCGAGCTGGACTCCACACCCACACGACGACCGCGTCCCACGATCGAGCCGTCCCTCCGACCCGGTCCGGGGAAACCGGTAACGACCTCCTCTGCTTGGCTTCCCCGTCGGTtcgtcctcgccgccgccgcctcctcccacgAACTACACCTCTTCGGTCCGCGACGCCGCCCATCGAAGTCCCCCCGCCCCACCCGCTCAG GTTTCAGGACTGGAAATCAGAGCAATCTGTTGGGTCAGACAGGGTAGTTTCAGAAAGAGGGCATAATGTCTTTGGCTTGCTAAGGGACAGAACTGCAGGAGCCTTTTCATTCCTAGGGAACCCTTCACATCCTGAAACTCTAAACAAATCAGCTTCAGAGGAAAGGAAATCCAAAACAAGAATTCTTGATCCTCAAGGCCCATTTCTACAGAGATGGAACAAGATATTTGTGGTATCATGTCTCATTGCAGTTTCTGTGGACCCATTGTTCTTATATATCCCAGTAATTGATGGCGACAATAATTGCCTGTATTTGGATAAGAAGTTGGAAATCACAGCAAGTATTCTGCGTTTTTTCACAGATATCTTCTATTTGCTCCATATAATATTTCAGTTCAGGACAGGCTTTATTGCCCCTTCTTCTAGAGTGTTTGGTCAGGGTGTCTTGGTTGAGGACACATTTGCAATAACAAAGCGGTATCTATCAATGTATTTTGTGGTTGATTTCTTAGCTGTTCTACCCCTCCCTCAG TTTCATTGTCAGGTGTTTGTATTGGTGGTGCTACCCAATCTCCAGGGTTCCGAAGTTATGAAGGCAAAAAATACGTTACTGATTATAATTATATGTCAATATGTGCCTCGACTGATCCGAATAATACCGCTTTACCTTCAAATCACGAGATCGGCTGGTATAATTACAGAGACAGCATGGGCTGGTGCTGCTTTTAACCTTTTAATTTATATGCTCGCTAGTCAT GGCTTTGGAGCTCTTTGGTACATTCTTTCCATCCAACGAGAGGACACCTGTTGGAGGCAAGCATGTAGTAACCATGATGGCTGTGATCCTACATCTTTATATTGTGGGAGTAATATATTTGGAAATAATACTTTCTTACAAATTGCTTGCCCAACAAATGGTACTGCCAATCCAGACCCGAACTTTGGAATTTTTCAACCAGCTCTCAATAATGTTTCACAATCAACGAGTTTCTTTGAAAAACTATTCTATTGCTTTTGGTGGGGGCTGCAAAATCTAAG CTCTCTTGGTCAGAACATGAAAACAAGCACTAATACATCAGAGAATCTGTTTGCTGTTTTTGTCTCGACATCGGGTTTGGTTTTATTTGCACTCCTTATTGGTAATGTACAG ATTTATTTACAGTCAGCCTCTGTGCGCATAGAAGAAATGAGAGTGAAAAGGCGTGATACAGAGCAATGGATGGCACATAGGCTACTTCCTGAGAATCTCAAGGAACGAATACTGCGTCATGAACAATATAGGTGGCAAGAAACAAGAGGGGTTGATGAAGAGGGCCTTCTTGCAAACCTTCCCAAGGATCTTAGAAGGGAGATAAAGCGGCATCTTTGTCTGTCACTTCTCATGAAG GAAATCACATTACAAGAGGATGAACAAGATAAGTGGAGCTACATTTGGGGAACTGAGACCTATTTGTCAAAAAAGTTTTACAACATTCCATTCAAGAACTTACAGCCTCCTCAACCCTTCCTTTGGATATGGAAGTCTAAAGCTGCTAACAAGCTCAAGGTGTTCTCGTCTTCTCCTAATGGATAG